From a region of the Phragmites australis chromosome 21, lpPhrAust1.1, whole genome shotgun sequence genome:
- the LOC133903322 gene encoding shaggy-related protein kinase alpha-like isoform X3, which produces MRIDQESSSSSNRDAEASTSTSMKPVKTEEAGADLLPKEMNDMTINDDKVDGHNDKESESVTLDGNGTETGQIIVTTIGGHNGKPKQKVSYMAERVVGTGSFGVVFQAKCLETGETVAIKKVLQDKRYKNRELQTMQLLNHPNVVQLKHHFFSTTQRGEVYLNLVLEFVSETVYRVAKYYNRMNQRVPIIYVKLYAYQMCRALAYIHRVVGVCHRDIKPQNLLVNPHTHQLKICDFGSAKKLVPGEPNISYICSRYYRAPELIFGATEYTTAIDIWSVGCVVAELLIGQPLFPGESGVDQLVEIIKILGTPTREEIRCMNPNYSEFKFPQIKAHPWHKLFGKRMPPEAVDLVSRLLQYSPNLRCTAVDACAHPFFDELRDPKVSLPNGRPLPPLFNFTAAELEGLPIELVHRIIPEHMRK; this is translated from the exons ATGCGGATTGACCAAGAATCATCGTCATCATCCAACAGAGATGCTGAGGCAAGCACTTCTACCAGCATGAAGCCTGTTAAAACTGAAGAAGCAGGGGCAGATCTTCTTCCAAAAGAAATGAATGATATGACAATTAATGATGATAAAGTTGATGGCCATAATGATAAG GAAAGTGAAAGTGTTACTCTTGATGGAAATGGAACTGAGACAGGACAGATCATTGTGACAACAATAGGAGGTCATAATGGGAAGCCAAAGCAG AAGGTCTCATACATGGCTGAACGAGTCGTTGGTACTGGTTCGTTTGGTGTAGTTTTTCAG GCAAAATGCTTGGAAACGGGAGAAACAGTGGCAATTAAGAAGGTTCTACAAGATAAGCGTTACAAGAACAGAGAGCTCCAAACAATGCAGTTACTTAACCATCCAAATGTAGTTCAGCTAAAGCATCACTTCTTTTCAACAACTCAAAGGGGAGAAGTTTACCTCAACCTTGTACTTGAATTTGTATCCGAGACAGTTTATCGTGTTGCCAAATACTACAATCGGATGAACCAGCGTGTACCCATAATATATGTGAAGTTGTATGCGTATCAG ATGTGCCGTGCGCTTGCATACATCCATCGTGTTGTTGGCGTGTGTCATCGTGATATTAAGCCTCAAAATCTACTG GTTAATCCTCATACACATCAACTTAAAATTTGCGATTTTGGGAGCGCTAAGAAATTG GTCCCTGGTGAGCCTAACATATCATACATTTGCTCGCGGTATTATAGGGCTCCTGAACTAATATTTGGAGCTACGGAGTATACCACCGCAATTGATATCTGGTCTGTTGGTTGTGTAGTAGCTGAGCTTCTGATTGGTCAG CCTCTGTTTCCTGGTGAAAGCGGTGTTGATCAACTGGTGGAAATAATAAAG ATTTTGGGTACGCCAACAAGAGAAGAAATCAGGTGCATGAACCCAAATTACTCTGAATTCAAGTTCCCTCAGATAAAAGCTCATCCATGGCACAAG CTTTTTGGTAAGCGTATGCCACCTGAAGCTGTTGATCTTGTGTCAAGGCTACTTCAGTACTCACCAAATCTGCGCTGCACAGCT GTTGATGCTTGTGCCCATCCATTTTTCGACGAGCTCCGGGACCCTAAGGTCTCCTTGCCAAATGGACGGCCACTACCACCGTTGTTCAACTTCACAGCGGCTG AATTAGAAGGGCTCCCTATTGAGCTCGTCCACCGGATCATTCCTGAACATATGAGGAAGTGA
- the LOC133903322 gene encoding shaggy-related protein kinase alpha-like isoform X1 — MHMMRRLKSIASGRSSVSDPGGDSGSKRPKFDQDGAGDIVIEPHLTEDKPMRIDQESSSSSNRDAEASTSTSMKPVKTEEAGADLLPKEMNDMTINDDKVDGHNDKESESVTLDGNGTETGQIIVTTIGGHNGKPKQKVSYMAERVVGTGSFGVVFQAKCLETGETVAIKKVLQDKRYKNRELQTMQLLNHPNVVQLKHHFFSTTQRGEVYLNLVLEFVSETVYRVAKYYNRMNQRVPIIYVKLYAYQMCRALAYIHRVVGVCHRDIKPQNLLVNPHTHQLKICDFGSAKKLVPGEPNISYICSRYYRAPELIFGATEYTTAIDIWSVGCVVAELLIGQPLFPGESGVDQLVEIIKILGTPTREEIRCMNPNYSEFKFPQIKAHPWHKLFGKRMPPEAVDLVSRLLQYSPNLRCTAVDACAHPFFDELRDPKVSLPNGRPLPPLFNFTAAELEGLPIELVHRIIPEHMRK, encoded by the exons ATGCATATGATGCGGCGGCTCAAGAGCATCGCTTCCGGCCGCTCATCCGTCTCCGATCCG GGTGGTGACTCTGGCTCCAAAAGGCCAAAATTTGATCAGGATGGAGCAGGAGATATTGTTATTGAACCGCACCTAACTGAGGACAAACCTATGCGGATTGACCAAGAATCATCGTCATCATCCAACAGAGATGCTGAGGCAAGCACTTCTACCAGCATGAAGCCTGTTAAAACTGAAGAAGCAGGGGCAGATCTTCTTCCAAAAGAAATGAATGATATGACAATTAATGATGATAAAGTTGATGGCCATAATGATAAG GAAAGTGAAAGTGTTACTCTTGATGGAAATGGAACTGAGACAGGACAGATCATTGTGACAACAATAGGAGGTCATAATGGGAAGCCAAAGCAG AAGGTCTCATACATGGCTGAACGAGTCGTTGGTACTGGTTCGTTTGGTGTAGTTTTTCAG GCAAAATGCTTGGAAACGGGAGAAACAGTGGCAATTAAGAAGGTTCTACAAGATAAGCGTTACAAGAACAGAGAGCTCCAAACAATGCAGTTACTTAACCATCCAAATGTAGTTCAGCTAAAGCATCACTTCTTTTCAACAACTCAAAGGGGAGAAGTTTACCTCAACCTTGTACTTGAATTTGTATCCGAGACAGTTTATCGTGTTGCCAAATACTACAATCGGATGAACCAGCGTGTACCCATAATATATGTGAAGTTGTATGCGTATCAG ATGTGCCGTGCGCTTGCATACATCCATCGTGTTGTTGGCGTGTGTCATCGTGATATTAAGCCTCAAAATCTACTG GTTAATCCTCATACACATCAACTTAAAATTTGCGATTTTGGGAGCGCTAAGAAATTG GTCCCTGGTGAGCCTAACATATCATACATTTGCTCGCGGTATTATAGGGCTCCTGAACTAATATTTGGAGCTACGGAGTATACCACCGCAATTGATATCTGGTCTGTTGGTTGTGTAGTAGCTGAGCTTCTGATTGGTCAG CCTCTGTTTCCTGGTGAAAGCGGTGTTGATCAACTGGTGGAAATAATAAAG ATTTTGGGTACGCCAACAAGAGAAGAAATCAGGTGCATGAACCCAAATTACTCTGAATTCAAGTTCCCTCAGATAAAAGCTCATCCATGGCACAAG CTTTTTGGTAAGCGTATGCCACCTGAAGCTGTTGATCTTGTGTCAAGGCTACTTCAGTACTCACCAAATCTGCGCTGCACAGCT GTTGATGCTTGTGCCCATCCATTTTTCGACGAGCTCCGGGACCCTAAGGTCTCCTTGCCAAATGGACGGCCACTACCACCGTTGTTCAACTTCACAGCGGCTG AATTAGAAGGGCTCCCTATTGAGCTCGTCCACCGGATCATTCCTGAACATATGAGGAAGTGA
- the LOC133903322 gene encoding shaggy-related protein kinase alpha-like isoform X2: protein MHMMRRLKSIASGRSSVSDPGGDSGSKRPKFDQDGAGDIVIEPHLTEDKPMRIDQESSSSSNRDAEASTSTSMKPVKTEEAGADLLPKEMNDMTINDDKVDGHNDKESESVTLDGNGTETGQIIVTTIGGHNGKPKQVSYMAERVVGTGSFGVVFQAKCLETGETVAIKKVLQDKRYKNRELQTMQLLNHPNVVQLKHHFFSTTQRGEVYLNLVLEFVSETVYRVAKYYNRMNQRVPIIYVKLYAYQMCRALAYIHRVVGVCHRDIKPQNLLVNPHTHQLKICDFGSAKKLVPGEPNISYICSRYYRAPELIFGATEYTTAIDIWSVGCVVAELLIGQPLFPGESGVDQLVEIIKILGTPTREEIRCMNPNYSEFKFPQIKAHPWHKLFGKRMPPEAVDLVSRLLQYSPNLRCTAVDACAHPFFDELRDPKVSLPNGRPLPPLFNFTAAELEGLPIELVHRIIPEHMRK, encoded by the exons ATGCATATGATGCGGCGGCTCAAGAGCATCGCTTCCGGCCGCTCATCCGTCTCCGATCCG GGTGGTGACTCTGGCTCCAAAAGGCCAAAATTTGATCAGGATGGAGCAGGAGATATTGTTATTGAACCGCACCTAACTGAGGACAAACCTATGCGGATTGACCAAGAATCATCGTCATCATCCAACAGAGATGCTGAGGCAAGCACTTCTACCAGCATGAAGCCTGTTAAAACTGAAGAAGCAGGGGCAGATCTTCTTCCAAAAGAAATGAATGATATGACAATTAATGATGATAAAGTTGATGGCCATAATGATAAG GAAAGTGAAAGTGTTACTCTTGATGGAAATGGAACTGAGACAGGACAGATCATTGTGACAACAATAGGAGGTCATAATGGGAAGCCAAAGCAG GTCTCATACATGGCTGAACGAGTCGTTGGTACTGGTTCGTTTGGTGTAGTTTTTCAG GCAAAATGCTTGGAAACGGGAGAAACAGTGGCAATTAAGAAGGTTCTACAAGATAAGCGTTACAAGAACAGAGAGCTCCAAACAATGCAGTTACTTAACCATCCAAATGTAGTTCAGCTAAAGCATCACTTCTTTTCAACAACTCAAAGGGGAGAAGTTTACCTCAACCTTGTACTTGAATTTGTATCCGAGACAGTTTATCGTGTTGCCAAATACTACAATCGGATGAACCAGCGTGTACCCATAATATATGTGAAGTTGTATGCGTATCAG ATGTGCCGTGCGCTTGCATACATCCATCGTGTTGTTGGCGTGTGTCATCGTGATATTAAGCCTCAAAATCTACTG GTTAATCCTCATACACATCAACTTAAAATTTGCGATTTTGGGAGCGCTAAGAAATTG GTCCCTGGTGAGCCTAACATATCATACATTTGCTCGCGGTATTATAGGGCTCCTGAACTAATATTTGGAGCTACGGAGTATACCACCGCAATTGATATCTGGTCTGTTGGTTGTGTAGTAGCTGAGCTTCTGATTGGTCAG CCTCTGTTTCCTGGTGAAAGCGGTGTTGATCAACTGGTGGAAATAATAAAG ATTTTGGGTACGCCAACAAGAGAAGAAATCAGGTGCATGAACCCAAATTACTCTGAATTCAAGTTCCCTCAGATAAAAGCTCATCCATGGCACAAG CTTTTTGGTAAGCGTATGCCACCTGAAGCTGTTGATCTTGTGTCAAGGCTACTTCAGTACTCACCAAATCTGCGCTGCACAGCT GTTGATGCTTGTGCCCATCCATTTTTCGACGAGCTCCGGGACCCTAAGGTCTCCTTGCCAAATGGACGGCCACTACCACCGTTGTTCAACTTCACAGCGGCTG AATTAGAAGGGCTCCCTATTGAGCTCGTCCACCGGATCATTCCTGAACATATGAGGAAGTGA
- the LOC133903694 gene encoding uncharacterized protein LOC133903694, giving the protein MVNTGSPSGRAGAGRRCGTLTHVDLLTFLLAATLCSASYCLAIWHNSRGAADSRVLGLSAVVPGAKSCGGDARADEPLDFVAHHTAEAAGLSVSAAAAATTTTSRRALRGVAWAGNEARGAAEAAGGDKLRFTDAGAVRA; this is encoded by the coding sequence ATGGTGAACACCGGCTCGCCAAGCggacgcgccggcgccggcaggAGGTGCGGCACCCTCACGCACGTCGACCTCCTGACCTTCCTCCTCGCCGCGACGCTCTGCTCCGCGTCCTACTGCCTGGCGATATGGCACAACAGCCGCGGCGCCGCGGACAGCCGCGTCCTCGGGCTGAGCGCAGTCGTACCCGGCGCCAAGTCCTGCGGGGGCGACGCCCGCGCCGACGAGCCGCTCGACTTCGTGGCGCACCACACCGCCGAGGCGGCCGGGCTCTCcgtctcggcggcggcggcggcgacgacgactaCGAGCAGGCGGGCATTGCGCGGCGTGGCGTGGGCTGGGAACGAGGCCCGTGGGGCCGCGGAGGCCGCCGGCGGAGACAAGCTCCGGTTCACGGACGCGGGCGCCGTCCGCGCGTAG